From Acidimicrobiales bacterium, the proteins below share one genomic window:
- a CDS encoding OB-fold domain-containing protein, whose amino-acid sequence MTPLAPPPSPPGPAVADGLWSDSDPPRLLAGCCRDCGAYSFPVPDACARCSSVDIAAENLPPTGTLWTWTVQRFQPKEPFDGAEPFAPYGVGYVDFGGKVLVEGRLVESDPRRLAIGMRVETCLVMYRPGTYTYAFREVQP is encoded by the coding sequence GTGACCCCGCTGGCACCGCCGCCCTCCCCGCCCGGCCCGGCCGTGGCCGACGGGCTGTGGTCGGATTCCGACCCGCCCCGCCTGTTGGCCGGCTGCTGCCGCGACTGCGGGGCCTACTCCTTCCCGGTCCCCGACGCCTGCGCCCGGTGCTCGAGCGTGGACATCGCGGCGGAGAATCTGCCCCCCACCGGGACTCTGTGGACCTGGACCGTCCAGCGCTTCCAGCCGAAGGAGCCGTTCGACGGGGCCGAACCGTTCGCCCCCTACGGGGTGGGCTATGTCGATTTCGGGGGCAAGGTGCTCGTGGAGGGCCGGCTCGTCGAGAGCGACCCGCGGCGGCTGGCCATCGGGATGCGGGTGGAGACCTGCCTCGTGATGTACCGGCCCGGCACGTACACCTACGCATTCCGGGAGGTCCAGCCGTGA
- a CDS encoding thiolase family protein produces the protein MTATDVAIVGIGMHRFGRTDGVSGRAQGAHAVRAALRDAGIEWKDVQFAFGGSAASGNADTLVNEMGLTALPFINVSNGCATGGSALTAAATTIASGAYDLGVAVGFDKHPRGAFNADPEGSGLGRWYGQTGMMLTTQFFAMKLQRYLHDHAMGQDVLAAIAAKAYANGSLNENAWRRSALTEDEITASPMVNDPLTQYMFCSPGEGAVALVLARADRARSYTSRPVYLRSVSFRTRRYGSFEVFSPYLSPDRADSPTVEAARGAFDDAGVGADEVKVAQIQDTEAGAELMHMAETGLCKHGEQEAMITAGETRIGGSLPINTDGGCIANGEPIGASGLRQIYENVLQLRGDAGPRQVPGRPDVAFSHVYGAPGVSACTITIV, from the coding sequence GTGACGGCCACCGACGTCGCCATCGTGGGGATCGGCATGCACCGCTTCGGCCGGACCGACGGTGTGAGCGGCCGGGCCCAGGGCGCCCACGCGGTGCGGGCCGCCCTGCGCGACGCCGGGATCGAGTGGAAGGACGTGCAGTTCGCCTTCGGTGGCAGCGCCGCATCGGGCAACGCCGACACGCTCGTCAACGAGATGGGGCTCACGGCACTTCCGTTCATCAACGTAAGCAACGGGTGTGCCACCGGTGGCAGCGCGCTCACGGCGGCCGCCACCACGATCGCGTCCGGCGCCTACGACCTCGGTGTGGCGGTCGGATTCGACAAGCATCCGCGCGGCGCGTTCAACGCCGATCCCGAAGGCAGCGGGCTGGGCCGCTGGTACGGCCAGACCGGCATGATGCTGACGACCCAGTTCTTCGCCATGAAGTTGCAGCGCTACCTCCATGACCATGCGATGGGCCAGGACGTCCTGGCCGCCATCGCCGCCAAGGCCTACGCCAACGGGTCGCTGAACGAGAACGCGTGGCGCCGGTCGGCCTTGACCGAGGACGAGATCACCGCCTCCCCGATGGTCAACGACCCGCTCACCCAATACATGTTCTGTTCGCCGGGTGAGGGTGCGGTGGCGCTGGTGCTGGCCCGGGCCGACCGGGCCCGCTCGTACACCAGCCGGCCCGTGTACCTGCGGTCGGTCAGCTTCCGGACCCGCCGCTACGGATCGTTCGAGGTGTTCAGCCCCTATCTGAGCCCGGACCGGGCTGACAGCCCGACGGTGGAAGCGGCCCGGGGCGCCTTCGACGACGCCGGCGTCGGCGCCGATGAGGTGAAGGTGGCCCAGATCCAGGACACGGAAGCCGGGGCGGAGCTGATGCACATGGCCGAGACGGGGCTGTGCAAGCACGGAGAGCAGGAGGCCATGATCACGGCCGGTGAGACCCGCATAGGGGGCTCGTTGCCCATCAACACCGACGGCGGTTGCATCGCCAACGGCGAACCCATCGGGGCCTCGGGGCTGCGGCAGATCTACGAGAACGTCCTGCAGCTGCGCGGCGACGCCGGGCCTCGCCAGGTTCCGGGCCGCCCCGACGTCGCGTTCAGCCACGTGTACGGGGCGCCCGGGGTGAGCGCCTGCACAATCACAATCGTGTAG
- a CDS encoding SDR family NAD(P)-dependent oxidoreductase has translation MSLEGRVAVVTAGSRSIGRGVAEGLLSDGARVVISGRDEVKGKQALEEMGAGDRATFFSADARRQDDTEALIDFAVDRYGPVDILVNNAGGSSGFAPLAELSDEAWREANDWILNSAFWATRRALPSMIAGGWGRIINISSLEGKHVLHPQASHYATFKAALNGLTRAVAVEYGPVGITANAICPGAVETDLTRTAGAQAAAAAGISYEQFLEGYAAQALTKRLNTVAEVAAVAALLASEAGAGITGSTINVDGGTSPW, from the coding sequence ATGTCGCTGGAAGGAAGAGTTGCGGTTGTCACCGCCGGGAGCCGGAGCATCGGCCGGGGGGTGGCCGAAGGCCTTCTGTCGGACGGAGCTCGCGTTGTGATCTCCGGGCGGGACGAGGTGAAGGGCAAGCAGGCCCTGGAGGAGATGGGCGCGGGGGACCGGGCCACCTTCTTCTCCGCCGACGCGCGCCGCCAGGACGACACCGAGGCCCTGATCGACTTCGCCGTCGATCGGTACGGCCCGGTGGACATCCTGGTCAACAACGCCGGCGGTTCGAGCGGGTTCGCCCCGCTCGCCGAGTTATCGGACGAGGCGTGGCGGGAGGCCAACGACTGGATCCTCAACTCCGCCTTCTGGGCCACCCGCCGGGCCCTGCCGTCCATGATCGCCGGCGGGTGGGGGCGGATCATCAACATCTCGTCGCTCGAAGGCAAGCACGTGCTGCATCCCCAGGCCAGTCACTACGCAACGTTCAAGGCCGCCCTCAACGGGCTGACCCGTGCCGTGGCGGTGGAGTACGGCCCGGTCGGCATCACCGCCAACGCCATATGCCCGGGGGCGGTCGAGACCGACCTGACCCGCACGGCGGGAGCCCAGGCGGCGGCCGCCGCCGGCATCAGCTACGAGCAGTTCCTCGAGGGCTACGCCGCCCAAGCGTTGACCAAGCGTCTCAACACCGTCGCGGAGGTCGCCGCCGTCGCCGCCCTCCTCGCGTCGGAGGCCGGGGCCGGGATCACCGGATCCACCATCAACGTCGACGGCGGAACGTCACCGTGGTGA
- a CDS encoding phosphotransferase family protein, whose translation MSTETAAVRPGEELAWDRLQGWLRPQLARLGLDTAAPMSVLQFPNGSANLTYQLSFGPLRLVLRRPPFGRLAPGAHDMRREHRVLSRLWRGYDRAPRAYLFCDDHDVIGGDFVVSEYRSGVVVWGELPPSMAETSGAGRRIGLAVVDALADLHLVDAAALGLADLGRPDGYVQRQIDGWTKRWRLVASEEHGPVMEEVATILGASIPASPGASIIHNDFKPDNCQFAEGRPDRVTAVFDWDMATVGDPLADLGTLLNYWPDPADTPADRALSVEGLERIGLPTRAEVVEHYGARTGIPTDTIGWYEAFACWRTATVCQQLYHRYAIGESGDDRMYQRGLLVGSLAKRALRLALPLSV comes from the coding sequence GTGAGCACGGAGACGGCGGCCGTCCGCCCGGGCGAGGAACTGGCCTGGGACCGGCTCCAAGGCTGGCTGCGCCCGCAACTGGCCAGGTTGGGCCTGGACACGGCCGCCCCGATGTCTGTGCTGCAGTTCCCCAACGGATCGGCCAACCTCACCTATCAGCTGTCGTTCGGGCCGCTCCGCCTGGTGCTGCGCCGACCGCCTTTCGGCCGGCTGGCTCCGGGCGCCCACGACATGCGACGAGAGCACCGGGTGCTCTCGCGTCTGTGGCGCGGCTACGACCGCGCTCCGCGGGCCTATCTCTTCTGCGACGACCATGACGTCATCGGCGGCGACTTCGTCGTCTCCGAGTACCGCTCGGGCGTGGTGGTGTGGGGAGAGCTGCCGCCGTCGATGGCCGAAACATCCGGGGCAGGCCGCCGAATCGGGCTGGCCGTGGTCGACGCCCTCGCCGATCTGCACCTCGTCGATGCGGCCGCCCTGGGCCTGGCCGATCTGGGCCGGCCGGACGGGTACGTCCAGCGGCAGATCGACGGCTGGACCAAGCGGTGGCGGCTCGTGGCGTCGGAAGAGCACGGCCCGGTGATGGAAGAGGTAGCAACCATCCTCGGCGCGTCAATCCCCGCGTCGCCGGGGGCGTCGATCATCCACAACGACTTCAAGCCCGACAATTGCCAGTTCGCCGAGGGCCGGCCGGATCGGGTCACCGCCGTGTTCGACTGGGACATGGCCACCGTGGGAGACCCCCTGGCCGACCTGGGCACCCTCCTCAACTACTGGCCCGACCCGGCCGACACCCCCGCTGACCGGGCCCTGTCCGTGGAAGGGCTCGAGCGGATCGGCCTGCCGACGCGCGCCGAGGTCGTCGAACACTACGGCGCCCGCACCGGGATCCCGACGGACACCATCGGCTGGTACGAGGCCTTCGCCTGCTGGAGGACGGCGACCGTCTGCCAGCAGCTGTACCACCGCTATGCGATCGGCGAGAGCGGCGACGACCGCATGTACCAGAGGGGCCTGCTCGTGGGGTCTCTGGCCAAGCGGGCCCTCCGCCTGGCCCTGCCGCTCAGCGTCTGA
- a CDS encoding ferredoxin translates to MKLIVHSSKCVGHGRCYSVAPGMIEYDDDGYAIRDRAIPVEPDGIPAAREAVLACPQQAVELIEG, encoded by the coding sequence GTGAAGCTGATTGTGCATTCGAGCAAGTGCGTGGGCCACGGGCGCTGCTACTCGGTCGCCCCCGGGATGATCGAGTACGACGATGACGGCTACGCCATCCGGGACCGGGCCATCCCGGTGGAGCCGGACGGGATCCCAGCCGCGCGGGAAGCGGTCCTGGCCTGCCCCCAGCAGGCCGTCGAGCTCATCGAGGGGTGA
- a CDS encoding TIGR03619 family F420-dependent LLM class oxidoreductase, with product MTSAGETSIGVCAYDLSASDLVELARQADRAGFESLWLGEHVALPVGYSSSHPTAGTAAHERRTSPIVEPDTRLTDPLVALAACAAATERIRLATGIYLLPLRHPLLSGRMAHTLQDVSGGRFLLGLGAGWLTEEFDALDVPFAERYGRLVESIAYMRAAWQGGPFDFEGRYYRAQQLQLCSDPVRVPLILGGNTDAALDRAARLGDGWFSSATPSLDDACRYRDQLLDRRAAHGRHGEFEVYVRIAKPDPETVEAYRVEGFDHLVVWADQLWPAHGTVEEKQVGLSLIASDLGLRAREESPK from the coding sequence GTGACCTCCGCCGGCGAGACCTCGATCGGTGTCTGCGCCTACGACCTGTCGGCGTCCGATCTGGTGGAGCTGGCTCGCCAGGCGGACCGGGCCGGGTTCGAGTCGCTGTGGCTGGGCGAGCATGTCGCCCTCCCGGTCGGATACAGCAGCAGCCACCCGACGGCCGGCACCGCAGCCCACGAAAGACGGACCTCGCCCATCGTCGAGCCCGACACCCGGCTGACCGACCCCCTGGTCGCTCTCGCGGCGTGCGCAGCCGCGACTGAGAGGATCCGGCTCGCGACGGGCATCTACCTGCTCCCGCTGCGCCATCCGCTCCTGTCCGGCCGCATGGCCCATACCCTCCAGGACGTCTCCGGCGGACGCTTTCTGCTCGGCCTCGGGGCGGGTTGGCTGACCGAGGAGTTCGATGCCCTAGACGTGCCCTTCGCCGAGCGCTACGGGCGACTGGTCGAGTCGATCGCCTACATGAGGGCGGCCTGGCAGGGCGGTCCGTTCGACTTCGAGGGTCGCTACTACCGGGCCCAGCAACTGCAGCTGTGCTCCGATCCGGTCCGGGTCCCCTTGATCCTCGGGGGCAACACCGATGCCGCGCTCGACCGAGCGGCCCGGCTGGGAGACGGCTGGTTCTCTTCCGCCACCCCCTCCTTGGACGACGCCTGCCGGTACCGGGACCAGCTGCTGGACCGCCGCGCCGCGCACGGGCGGCACGGCGAATTCGAGGTGTACGTCCGGATCGCCAAGCCGGACCCCGAGACGGTGGAAGCCTACCGGGTCGAGGGCTTCGACCATCTGGTCGTATGGGCCGACCAGCTCTGGCCGGCCCACGGCACGGTGGAGGAGAAGCAGGTCGGGCTTTCGCTGATCGCAAGCGATCTGGGGCTTCGAGCCAGAGAGGAGTCTCCGAAGTGA
- a CDS encoding acyl-CoA dehydrogenase family protein: MISEQGGTVGWDFATDPDFQAKLDWADDFVRNECEMVDRVIDHAWDMSDPVRQALIPPLQEKVRAEGLWACHLGPRLGGPGYGQVKLALLNEILGRSHCAPIVFGCHAPDSGNAEILAHFGTPYLKERYLKPLLDQTAVSAYSMTEPAGGSDPTGFVTRAELDGEEWAINGEKWFSSHANFAAFLILLAVTEPDAHRHRRMSMFVVPADTPGVEIVRNVGLYGHKPGHGTHSYVRYREVRVPADHLLGERGEGFLVAQTRLGGGRIHHAMRTIGLVRQALNDICERALSRWTQGQTLAQKQLVQDMIAESWIQLEQFRLLVLQTAWKIDTYEDYQRVRADISAVKAVMPKVLHDVASRAVQIHGALGVSWEMPYAEWVLESYHMGLADGATEVHRTTLAKQILKDHRPTDDLFPSRHLPKLEARARARYAAVLNEHRRP, translated from the coding sequence TTGATTTCCGAACAAGGGGGAACCGTGGGTTGGGACTTCGCCACTGACCCGGACTTCCAGGCCAAGCTGGACTGGGCCGACGACTTCGTGCGCAACGAGTGCGAGATGGTCGATCGGGTCATCGACCATGCCTGGGACATGTCCGATCCGGTCCGCCAGGCACTCATCCCGCCCCTGCAGGAGAAGGTGCGAGCCGAAGGCCTGTGGGCCTGCCACCTCGGCCCCCGGCTGGGCGGTCCCGGCTACGGCCAGGTCAAGCTGGCCCTCCTCAACGAGATACTGGGCCGCTCGCACTGCGCCCCCATCGTGTTCGGCTGCCACGCTCCGGACTCGGGCAACGCCGAGATCCTCGCCCACTTCGGCACGCCTTATCTCAAGGAGCGCTATCTGAAGCCGCTCCTGGACCAGACGGCGGTGTCGGCCTACTCGATGACTGAACCGGCCGGCGGCTCCGACCCGACCGGCTTCGTGACCCGAGCCGAGCTGGACGGGGAGGAGTGGGCGATCAACGGGGAGAAATGGTTCTCTTCCCACGCGAACTTCGCCGCGTTCCTGATACTCCTCGCCGTCACCGAACCCGATGCCCACCGCCACAGGCGCATGTCCATGTTCGTGGTACCGGCTGACACGCCCGGTGTGGAGATCGTACGCAACGTCGGGCTGTACGGGCACAAGCCAGGCCACGGGACTCACTCGTATGTCCGCTACCGCGAAGTCCGCGTCCCGGCCGATCACCTCCTGGGGGAGAGGGGCGAGGGATTCCTGGTGGCGCAGACCCGCCTTGGCGGGGGGCGGATCCACCACGCCATGCGTACCATCGGCCTGGTGCGCCAGGCCCTCAACGACATATGCGAGCGGGCCCTGTCGCGCTGGACCCAGGGCCAGACGCTGGCCCAGAAGCAGCTGGTCCAGGACATGATCGCCGAGTCGTGGATCCAGCTGGAGCAGTTCCGGCTGCTCGTCCTTCAGACGGCATGGAAGATCGACACGTACGAGGACTACCAAAGGGTGCGGGCAGACATCTCTGCCGTCAAGGCGGTGATGCCCAAGGTCCTGCACGACGTGGCCAGCCGGGCGGTGCAGATCCACGGCGCGCTCGGCGTCTCGTGGGAGATGCCCTATGCCGAATGGGTGCTCGAGTCGTACCACATGGGCCTGGCCGATGGGGCCACCGAGGTGCACCGCACCACCCTGGCCAAGCAGATACTCAAGGACCACCGGCCGACGGACGACCTGTTCCCCAGCCGGCACCTGCCGAAGCTCGAAGCCCGGGCCCGGGCCCGGTACGCCGCCGTCCTGAACGAGCACAGGCGGCCGTGA
- a CDS encoding HdeD family acid-resistance protein: MLSAVSRSLVWRGLLAVAVGVIAIAWPGITIGAVVIVFAIGAFTSGIWQAASAFSQDRVGPVLGRLILATLDGAAGIVALAWPGITAYVLTIWIAAWAVVTGAWEVAMVFGSGEAAGRRALFGISGMLSIALGIVLFARPDIGAVSLVEVFGIFSFAAGISSLVLAVEAHRHQLGDQVIAIGRLTSGASNQTKGVLMETSDARPDRQERATNPRSIALDPAFPDSVYA; encoded by the coding sequence ATGCTGAGTGCTGTCTCACGGTCGCTGGTCTGGCGTGGCTTGTTGGCGGTGGCTGTTGGCGTCATCGCTATCGCCTGGCCCGGCATCACAATTGGCGCGGTAGTGATCGTCTTCGCCATCGGCGCCTTCACCAGTGGGATCTGGCAGGCCGCGTCGGCGTTCTCCCAGGACCGGGTCGGGCCGGTTCTTGGCCGTCTCATTCTGGCCACGCTCGACGGAGCGGCCGGGATCGTCGCCCTGGCCTGGCCGGGGATCACTGCGTACGTGTTGACGATTTGGATTGCCGCGTGGGCTGTGGTGACTGGTGCCTGGGAGGTCGCGATGGTGTTCGGGTCGGGCGAAGCTGCCGGCAGGCGGGCGTTGTTCGGGATCTCGGGGATGCTCTCGATCGCGCTGGGCATCGTGTTGTTTGCGCGACCCGACATCGGTGCAGTGTCTCTCGTCGAGGTCTTTGGCATTTTCAGTTTCGCCGCTGGCATCTCCAGCTTGGTCTTGGCTGTTGAAGCACATCGGCACCAGCTCGGAGATCAAGTCATTGCGATCGGCCGCCTGACCTCCGGGGCTTCCAACCAGACGAAAGGAGTGTTGATGGAAACTTCCGACGCCCGCCCCGATCGACAGGAGCGCGCCACAAATCCCCGATCAATCGCGCTCGACCCAGCTTTCCCGGATTCGGTTTACGCCTGA
- a CDS encoding nuclear transport factor 2 family protein, which produces MASDSTLSPDEAADRLAIRELFDAYAHCADTRDAEGQKALFTEDARFAVYMDGPDSEANYVLQGREALSPVFDDLNRYQATMHFNGQSTVILGANRATGDSYTIAHHVYTEGGTRMMMVAWLRYLDIFTKVDRNWYIADRQIILEWSETRPLGPPTAG; this is translated from the coding sequence ATGGCATCGGACTCGACGCTCTCGCCGGATGAAGCCGCCGACCGCCTCGCCATTCGCGAGCTCTTCGACGCGTACGCCCATTGTGCGGACACCCGTGACGCGGAAGGACAGAAGGCGCTGTTCACCGAAGACGCCCGCTTCGCGGTGTACATGGACGGCCCGGACTCCGAAGCGAACTACGTTCTGCAAGGCCGAGAGGCGCTGTCTCCAGTATTCGATGACCTGAACCGCTATCAAGCCACTATGCACTTCAACGGCCAAAGTACGGTCATACTTGGCGCGAACCGAGCGACCGGTGACAGCTACACCATTGCTCATCACGTCTACACCGAAGGCGGAACCCGCATGATGATGGTGGCCTGGCTGCGCTATTTGGACATCTTCACCAAGGTCGATCGGAACTGGTACATAGCGGACCGCCAGATCATCCTCGAATGGAGTGAGACACGGCCGCTCGGTCCGCCCACCGCGGGCTGA
- a CDS encoding SMP-30/gluconolactonase/LRE family protein codes for MAELFASGIQMGESPRWHDGRFWMCDWLAGEILVFDADGNRDVAARVNGLPFSIDWLPDGRLVTTTPGGVVAGPALEPYGATGQPLNEIVVDGAGRAWVDMPGSMPWEEPKPGIVAVVLPDGTSSQVADDVWFPNGMAVLGDDTLVVAESHADRLTAWTITDSGELIDRRVWADLGPGAAPDGICADAEGGIWYASVPKQSCTRVAPGGQVLETVETDRGCFSCMLGGDDGRTLYIVANEYGGSGASNGIVLFQRVAVPHAGRP; via the coding sequence ATGGCAGAGCTATTCGCAAGTGGAATTCAGATGGGCGAGTCCCCCCGGTGGCACGACGGGCGGTTCTGGATGTGCGACTGGCTGGCCGGGGAGATACTGGTCTTCGACGCAGACGGGAACCGTGATGTCGCCGCAAGGGTGAACGGACTGCCGTTCTCGATCGACTGGCTCCCCGATGGCAGGCTCGTCACCACTACGCCAGGCGGGGTGGTGGCGGGCCCGGCCCTGGAACCGTACGGCGCCACCGGTCAGCCGTTGAACGAGATCGTCGTCGACGGCGCCGGTCGGGCCTGGGTCGACATGCCTGGCTCGATGCCGTGGGAGGAGCCCAAGCCGGGGATCGTGGCCGTCGTGCTGCCCGATGGGACCAGCAGCCAGGTTGCCGACGACGTGTGGTTCCCCAACGGGATGGCCGTGTTGGGCGACGACACCCTCGTCGTAGCCGAGTCGCACGCAGACCGGCTGACCGCGTGGACCATCACCGACTCCGGCGAGTTGATCGACCGGCGGGTGTGGGCTGATCTCGGACCCGGTGCTGCCCCCGATGGAATCTGCGCGGACGCTGAGGGCGGGATCTGGTACGCCAGCGTGCCCAAGCAGAGTTGCACGCGGGTCGCCCCGGGGGGTCAGGTGCTCGAGACGGTCGAAACGGATCGAGGGTGCTTTTCCTGCATGCTCGGCGGCGACGACGGGCGCACCCTGTACATCGTGGCCAACGAGTACGGCGGCAGCGGCGCCTCGAACGGCATCGTTCTTTTTCAACGGGTCGCTGTGCCGCACGCCGGGCGTCCGTGA
- a CDS encoding STAS domain-containing protein, with translation MIELVSERPDRVVCRPVGDLDIYSVDAFRRVIGDVTRSGVALKIDLMHLTYIDVVGARAISNASGYVSSGGSPTLVVGGTRAIRRMVDYASERSS, from the coding sequence ATGATTGAACTCGTCTCGGAGAGACCTGACCGAGTGGTGTGCCGACCGGTCGGTGACTTAGACATCTACTCGGTTGATGCATTCCGCCGCGTCATTGGCGACGTGACCCGCAGCGGCGTGGCGCTGAAGATCGATCTGATGCACTTGACCTACATAGATGTAGTTGGAGCGAGAGCAATCAGCAACGCAAGCGGATACGTCAGCAGCGGAGGATCTCCCACGCTTGTCGTCGGCGGGACTCGAGCGATTAGGAGAATGGTCGACTACGCAAGCGAGAGGTCATCCTAG
- a CDS encoding 3-keto-5-aminohexanoate cleavage protein codes for MTDAPVIIEAAINGFTPRERNPHVPRSPEEVASDALASIEAGAAIIHNHIDVTGVSENEAAERYLQGWRPVLAERSDALVYPTVHFGKSISYEHLIPLAESGMLRIGLTDPGSVNLGSADQDGIPVGEFVYANSFETIRRAFEICRDHRLGPSLAIYEPGFLRTTLAWWRAGRLPAGAMVKLYFSNDEGLYGSPFGLPPTRAALAAYMDLLEGCDLPWAVSLVGGDVTSSEIAGAALQMGGHIHLGLEFYAGPDNPTNAELVNRAVQLCRTAGRPVATPAEAADILGLP; via the coding sequence ATGACCGATGCTCCCGTGATCATCGAGGCCGCGATCAACGGTTTCACTCCCCGGGAGCGCAACCCTCACGTGCCTCGTTCGCCGGAGGAAGTAGCCAGCGATGCCCTCGCCAGCATCGAAGCCGGCGCGGCGATCATCCACAACCACATCGACGTTACGGGGGTTAGCGAAAACGAAGCGGCCGAGCGCTACCTGCAGGGATGGCGCCCGGTCTTGGCCGAGCGCTCAGACGCCCTTGTCTATCCGACCGTCCACTTCGGGAAGAGCATCAGCTACGAGCACCTCATCCCCCTAGCCGAAAGCGGCATGCTGAGAATCGGGCTCACAGACCCGGGTTCGGTCAACCTCGGCTCCGCCGATCAGGACGGGATACCAGTCGGCGAGTTTGTCTACGCCAACTCCTTCGAGACCATTCGACGAGCGTTTGAGATCTGTCGTGACCACCGGCTCGGTCCGAGTCTGGCCATCTACGAACCGGGGTTTCTGCGGACAACTCTGGCGTGGTGGCGCGCCGGACGACTCCCAGCGGGCGCCATGGTCAAGCTGTATTTCTCCAACGACGAGGGCCTTTACGGCTCGCCGTTTGGTTTGCCGCCGACCCGAGCAGCGCTGGCTGCCTATATGGATCTGTTGGAAGGATGCGACCTGCCCTGGGCGGTTTCATTAGTGGGAGGGGACGTGACGTCCAGCGAAATCGCCGGCGCGGCCCTCCAAATGGGGGGCCACATCCACCTGGGCCTCGAGTTCTACGCCGGTCCGGACAATCCCACCAACGCCGAACTCGTAAATAGGGCAGTCCAACTGTGCCGCACCGCGGGCCGCCCGGTAGCTACCCCGGCTGAAGCCGCCGACATACTCGGGCTCCCCTGA
- a CDS encoding antibiotic biosynthesis monooxygenase gives MSTLVTTEFFAQPGRGDDVAKLLLEILGESLNHDGCEIIRIVRDQDDSDHVAGVTQWTERHNYDDYLSWRTQHGFTATFEAMLVQPFVIHYYDTAYLGEGTAFVGATQASD, from the coding sequence ATGAGCACCCTAGTAACCACCGAGTTCTTCGCCCAGCCAGGACGAGGGGACGATGTCGCCAAGCTTCTGCTCGAGATCCTGGGAGAGAGCCTGAACCACGACGGCTGCGAAATCATCCGGATCGTGCGCGATCAGGACGACTCGGACCACGTCGCCGGGGTTACGCAGTGGACCGAGCGCCACAACTACGACGACTACCTCTCATGGCGTACGCAGCACGGATTTACCGCCACGTTCGAGGCCATGCTCGTCCAGCCCTTCGTCATTCACTACTACGACACTGCGTACCTTGGAGAAGGCACTGCTTTCGTGGGAGCGACTCAAGCATCGGATTAG
- a CDS encoding nuclear transport factor 2 family protein, which produces MPIATELRGVVGEFVAAVNAFDLDRIVDTFTPDAYVNDISREMWGTGAIRAFMSKEIVGDHVTMDVREVLDHYGDIIVRARIDGTYDKTNLPDELVLTSYFGICDDKITSLTIIANNPSPY; this is translated from the coding sequence ATGCCTATTGCCACCGAACTGCGAGGCGTGGTGGGCGAGTTCGTCGCGGCCGTCAACGCCTTCGACCTCGACCGCATCGTTGACACGTTCACCCCCGACGCGTACGTCAACGACATCAGTCGCGAAATGTGGGGCACCGGTGCCATACGTGCCTTCATGTCCAAGGAGATCGTCGGGGACCACGTGACGATGGACGTCCGCGAGGTCCTGGACCATTACGGCGACATCATCGTCCGTGCCCGCATCGACGGGACCTATGACAAAACCAACCTGCCCGATGAACTGGTGTTGACCAGCTACTTCGGGATCTGTGACGACAAGATCACCAGCCTCACGATCATCGCCAATAACCCAAGCCCCTATTGA